One window from the genome of Acinetobacter sp. LoGeW2-3 encodes:
- a CDS encoding TetR/AcrR family transcriptional regulator, with the protein MQIPVGRPKDLEKRRRILDAATQLFLQHGYHGSSMNQIAQTAGVTKLTVYNHFQDKATLFTCAIEDTCEHLIPASPTTLLHAESNFRDALYEACMLSMNMVNLPEAIKLDLLLMELASEQSPLTQQFFNASHQRLSQLWQDFFHLAQTYHFIQQDDPLRQTELMLSLLFGNRHQNVLLGVAPIPTLAQQQIIIQDAIHIFLLRYAA; encoded by the coding sequence GTGCAAATTCCCGTAGGACGTCCCAAAGACTTAGAAAAGCGCCGGCGTATTCTGGATGCGGCCACACAACTGTTTCTGCAGCATGGCTATCATGGTTCCAGCATGAACCAGATTGCGCAGACGGCGGGTGTAACCAAGCTGACGGTGTATAACCATTTTCAGGATAAAGCGACCTTATTTACCTGCGCGATTGAGGACACCTGTGAGCATCTTATTCCGGCCAGTCCAACCACACTGCTGCATGCCGAGAGCAATTTTCGTGATGCGTTGTATGAAGCCTGTATGTTGTCGATGAATATGGTCAATCTGCCGGAAGCGATTAAACTAGATTTACTGCTGATGGAACTGGCCTCCGAGCAAAGTCCATTAACCCAGCAATTCTTTAATGCCTCGCATCAGCGCTTGAGCCAGCTCTGGCAAGACTTCTTTCATCTGGCCCAGACCTATCACTTTATTCAGCAAGATGATCCGTTGCGGCAAACTGAATTAATGCTCTCACTGCTGTTTGGCAACCGGCATCAGAACGTCCTGCTGGGTGTTGCTCCCATCCCTACCCTAGCGCAACAGCAAATAATTATTCAGGACGCTATTCATATTTTCTTATTGCGCTACGCTGCCTAA
- a CDS encoding efflux RND transporter periplasmic adaptor subunit: MSTIQYVLTGMIIACSVTLWGCGKNNAAGTEQEVPFVMVTQPNTSYTEQKSYAGDVQARQQTPLAFRVAGQITQRYVDVGDQVRVGQVLATLDIKDAQLQLNAARAQLESAQSAAKIAEDELNRFKQLLPTNAVSRSQYDAVENQYKAAISNLKQAQSNYDVSRNQTGYNRLIANKNGVITARHIEVGQVVAAGQAAFEIALSGDREVVIGVPEQAIGEIKVGQPVWVTLWSKKDEKFSAYVREISPAADQSRTFTVRVALREGQQSIQLGQSARVFFIKTQDNALSVPLSSISAVDGQAYVMVVKPDSTVRKVPVQIGAYGRDSVPVISGLKADDYVVIGGIHLLRDRQKIRPIDRQNRSVIIRAGG; encoded by the coding sequence ATGAGCACGATTCAGTACGTCTTGACTGGCATGATTATAGCTTGCAGTGTAACCCTGTGGGGATGCGGCAAGAATAATGCGGCAGGAACAGAACAGGAAGTTCCCTTTGTCATGGTGACTCAGCCAAACACCTCCTATACCGAACAGAAGAGCTATGCCGGAGATGTACAGGCACGCCAGCAAACGCCACTGGCATTTCGGGTGGCAGGTCAGATCACCCAGCGCTATGTTGATGTCGGGGATCAGGTTCGAGTAGGGCAGGTACTGGCGACCTTAGATATCAAAGATGCTCAGCTACAACTCAATGCAGCGCGTGCTCAACTGGAAAGTGCCCAGTCTGCAGCTAAAATTGCTGAAGATGAACTGAACCGTTTTAAACAGCTACTACCGACCAATGCCGTGAGCCGCTCACAATATGATGCAGTCGAGAATCAGTACAAGGCTGCGATATCCAATCTGAAACAGGCACAGTCGAATTATGATGTCAGCCGGAACCAAACCGGTTATAACCGCTTAATTGCCAATAAAAATGGCGTGATTACCGCACGTCATATTGAAGTGGGTCAGGTGGTCGCAGCGGGGCAGGCAGCATTTGAAATTGCACTCTCTGGTGATCGTGAAGTGGTGATTGGTGTGCCGGAACAGGCAATTGGCGAGATTAAAGTCGGTCAGCCAGTCTGGGTCACCCTCTGGTCGAAAAAAGATGAAAAATTCAGTGCTTATGTGCGTGAAATTTCTCCAGCGGCAGATCAGTCTAGAACCTTTACTGTTCGAGTCGCTTTGCGTGAAGGCCAGCAGTCGATCCAGCTCGGACAAAGTGCCCGGGTGTTCTTTATCAAAACTCAGGACAATGCCTTAAGCGTACCCTTATCCAGTATCTCTGCGGTGGATGGGCAGGCCTATGTGATGGTAGTCAAGCCTGATTCTACCGTGCGTAAAGTACCAGTGCAGATTGGTGCGTATGGCCGTGATTCTGTACCTGTGATCAGTGGCCTTAAAGCTGATGATTATGTGGTGATTGGGGGTATTCACTTGCTACGGGATCGGCAAAAAATCCGTCCAATTGACCGTCAGAACCGTAGTGTGATCATTCGAGCTGGAGGTTAA
- a CDS encoding efflux RND transporter permease subunit — MNFNLSEWALKNKGLVLYFMILLGLVGIMSYSKLSQSEDPPFTFKVMVVQTYWPGASAQEVSLQVTDRIEKELMTTGQYDRIMAYSRPGESLVTFIAKDSLRSKEVPDVWYNVRKKINDIRHELPQGVQGPFFNDEFGDTFGNIYVLKGKDFDYATLKEYADRLQLQLQRVKDVAKVELIGLQDQKIWIEISNTKAAQLGIPVTAIQQSIQQQNAMSNSGFFETESDRIQVRVSGALKSVEELQQMPLYVNGKTIQLGDVAEVYRGFTDPAQPRMRFMGENGIGIAVSMRKGGDIIALGKNLEQEFARLQKSLPLGMDLQKVSDQPVAVKRSINEFMKVLAEAVIIVLLVSFFSLGFRPGLVVAFSIPLVLAMTFAGMQLFDVGLHKISLGALILALGLLVDDAIIAIEMMAIKMEQGFSRLEAAGYAWRTTAFPMLTGTLITAAGFLPIATAASSTGEYTRSIFQVVTLALLVSWIAAVLFVPYLGDKLLPDFNKDLIQKAPWYQRLWARLRKQPEPQPMVHHAGEHHDPYQTRFYQGFRRWVNTCVTYRKTVIALTVGIFVLSIVMFKFVPQQFFPPSNRAEILVDLKLEEGASLKATEAAVKKVEAFLSKQEGIDNYVAYVGTGSPRFYLPLDQQLPQTSFAQFVVLASSLEDRNEIRESLSKQIRLLLPEVRTRVSLLENGPPVGYPLQFRVSGEDLGLVRTWAQNVAAKVAENQNTTNVHLDWGEPSKVIKLDIDQDRARQMGISSSDLASFLNTSIAGAGLDQFREKRELIEIRLRGDQAERVDVASLSSLAVPTSGGNFIPLAQIAKIEYSFEEGLIWHRNRLPTITVRADIRSSLQPATVVNQLAPELEQLRAELPSGYLLDVGGTVEESARGQNSVNAGVPLFLAVVMTLLMIQLKSISRSVIVFLTAPLGIIGVVLFLLLFNKPFGFVAMLGTIALSGMIMRNSLILIDQIEQDILAGESQWDAIINATVRRCRPIVLTALAAVLAMIPLSRSIFFGPMAVAIMGGLIVATLLTLFFLPALYAQWFKVKKISQSV; from the coding sequence ATGAACTTTAACCTTTCAGAATGGGCGCTGAAAAATAAGGGCTTGGTGCTGTATTTCATGATCCTGCTCGGTCTGGTCGGGATTATGTCCTATTCCAAACTGTCGCAGAGTGAAGACCCACCTTTTACCTTTAAAGTCATGGTGGTACAAACCTACTGGCCGGGTGCCAGTGCACAGGAAGTTTCTCTACAGGTCACCGACCGGATTGAAAAGGAGTTGATGACCACGGGTCAATATGACCGCATCATGGCCTATTCCCGTCCAGGCGAATCTCTGGTGACCTTTATTGCCAAGGATTCGCTACGGTCCAAAGAAGTTCCTGATGTCTGGTATAACGTTCGTAAAAAAATTAATGATATCCGCCATGAACTGCCACAGGGTGTACAAGGACCCTTCTTTAATGATGAATTCGGCGATACTTTTGGCAATATCTATGTGCTGAAAGGCAAAGATTTTGATTATGCTACGCTGAAAGAATATGCCGACCGTCTGCAGCTACAGTTACAGCGCGTCAAAGATGTCGCCAAGGTGGAACTGATTGGCCTGCAGGATCAGAAGATCTGGATTGAGATTTCCAACACCAAAGCTGCGCAGCTGGGTATTCCAGTCACGGCGATTCAACAATCTATACAACAACAGAATGCAATGAGCAATTCTGGCTTCTTTGAAACCGAATCAGACCGGATTCAAGTTCGGGTTAGTGGTGCACTCAAAAGCGTAGAAGAACTGCAGCAGATGCCACTGTATGTGAATGGTAAAACTATTCAGCTCGGCGATGTGGCGGAAGTTTATCGCGGCTTTACTGATCCAGCTCAGCCACGCATGCGCTTTATGGGTGAAAATGGCATTGGCATTGCCGTATCCATGCGTAAGGGTGGCGATATCATTGCTTTGGGTAAGAATCTGGAACAGGAATTCGCCCGCCTACAAAAATCTCTACCGCTGGGAATGGACCTGCAAAAAGTATCGGATCAACCGGTGGCAGTGAAACGCAGTATTAACGAGTTTATGAAGGTTCTGGCAGAAGCAGTGATTATCGTGCTCTTGGTCAGCTTCTTCTCGCTCGGTTTCCGTCCAGGTCTGGTGGTGGCTTTTTCCATTCCATTGGTACTGGCAATGACCTTTGCCGGTATGCAGCTATTTGATGTTGGCCTGCACAAGATTTCTCTTGGTGCCCTGATTCTGGCACTGGGCCTGCTGGTCGATGATGCCATTATTGCCATTGAAATGATGGCAATCAAAATGGAACAGGGCTTTAGCCGACTGGAAGCTGCCGGGTATGCCTGGCGTACCACTGCATTTCCAATGTTGACCGGAACCCTGATTACGGCAGCCGGTTTCTTACCCATTGCGACTGCTGCATCCAGTACCGGTGAATATACCCGTTCGATTTTCCAGGTGGTAACGCTTGCCTTGCTGGTCTCCTGGATTGCTGCAGTGCTGTTTGTTCCGTATCTGGGGGATAAACTTCTGCCAGATTTCAACAAAGACCTGATCCAGAAAGCGCCGTGGTATCAGCGACTCTGGGCACGTCTGCGTAAGCAGCCGGAACCGCAGCCAATGGTGCATCATGCTGGTGAGCATCATGACCCGTATCAGACCCGCTTCTATCAAGGCTTTAGACGCTGGGTGAATACCTGCGTGACTTATCGCAAAACCGTGATTGCATTGACTGTTGGGATTTTTGTCCTGTCGATTGTCATGTTTAAATTTGTCCCGCAACAATTCTTCCCGCCATCGAATAGGGCTGAGATTCTGGTCGATTTGAAACTGGAAGAAGGAGCATCGCTTAAGGCCACCGAAGCTGCGGTGAAAAAGGTCGAGGCGTTCCTGTCAAAACAGGAGGGGATTGATAACTATGTGGCTTACGTCGGTACCGGTTCACCGCGTTTTTATTTGCCCTTAGATCAGCAATTGCCTCAAACCAGCTTTGCCCAGTTCGTAGTACTGGCATCTTCACTGGAAGACCGTAATGAAATCCGTGAATCCCTAAGTAAACAGATTCGTTTGCTGCTGCCGGAAGTACGTACTCGAGTGTCTTTACTGGAAAATGGTCCACCTGTCGGTTATCCGCTGCAATTCCGTGTATCGGGCGAAGATTTAGGGTTGGTGCGTACTTGGGCGCAAAACGTCGCTGCCAAAGTGGCTGAAAACCAGAATACCACCAATGTGCACCTGGACTGGGGCGAGCCAAGCAAAGTCATCAAGTTAGACATTGATCAGGATCGTGCCCGTCAAATGGGGATAAGCAGTAGTGATCTGGCCAGTTTCCTGAATACTTCAATTGCTGGAGCAGGACTTGATCAGTTCCGGGAAAAACGTGAGCTGATTGAAATCCGCTTACGTGGCGATCAGGCAGAACGTGTCGATGTGGCTTCCTTAAGTAGTCTGGCGGTACCGACTTCAGGGGGTAATTTTATTCCATTAGCGCAGATTGCCAAGATTGAATATAGCTTTGAAGAGGGGCTGATCTGGCATCGTAACCGTTTACCGACTATTACTGTGCGCGCTGATATTCGTAGCAGTTTGCAACCTGCAACAGTGGTTAATCAATTGGCACCTGAGCTTGAACAACTGCGAGCAGAATTGCCAAGTGGTTATTTGCTTGATGTCGGTGGAACGGTAGAAGAATCTGCACGTGGACAAAACTCAGTAAATGCAGGGGTACCTTTATTCCTAGCTGTAGTGATGACCTTACTGATGATTCAGCTCAAGAGTATTTCACGTTCTGTGATTGTGTTTTTGACCGCACCACTCGGCATTATTGGCGTGGTCTTATTCTTATTATTGTTCAATAAACCTTTTGGTTTTGTTGCGATGCTAGGTACGATCGCACTTTCTGGCATGATCATGCGTAACTCTTTGATTCTGATTGATCAGATCGAGCAGGATATTCTGGCAGGTGAGTCACAGTGGGATGCCATCATCAATGCGACAGTACGCCGTTGCCGTCCGATTGTATTAACTGCATTGGCTGCTGTACTGGCCATGATCCCACTTTCACGCAGTATTTTCTTCGGTCCAATGGCAGTTGCCATCATGGGCGGATTGATTGTGGCAACGCTATTAACCCTGTTTTTCCTGCCGGCATTATATGCACAATGGTTTAAGGTAAAGAAAATTTCGCAATCGGTCTAA
- the dnaJ gene encoding molecular chaperone DnaJ, with protein MAKRDYYEVLGVAKTASDDEIKKAYRKLAMKYHPDRNPDNPEAEEKFKEASEAYEVLSDSEKRSMYDRMGHQAFEGGMGGGGGFGGGFSAEDIFSQFGDIFGGAFGGGRQQQRARRGSDLRYVMELSLEEAVKGVKKTITFTAPAPCDACDGKGSKNPNDVETCPTCHGAGQVRMQQGFFSVQQTCSTCRGQGKIIKNPCNKCHGSGVSDRQQTLEVTIPAGVDNGDRVRLTGKGEAIRDGQSGDLYVEVVVREHEIFQRDGADLYMDVPVSIADAALGKEIEIPTLDGRVSLKIPEGTQTGKLFRLRGKGVKPVRTSMTGDLLCRIVVETPVNLTARQRELLKELQASMDGEGSQSSPKKKSFFDRLFD; from the coding sequence ATGGCTAAACGTGATTATTATGAGGTTTTGGGTGTCGCTAAAACCGCTAGTGATGATGAAATTAAAAAAGCCTACCGTAAGTTGGCGATGAAATATCATCCAGACCGCAACCCTGACAATCCAGAAGCTGAAGAGAAATTTAAAGAAGCTTCAGAAGCTTATGAAGTACTGTCTGATAGCGAGAAACGCAGCATGTACGACCGCATGGGCCATCAGGCCTTTGAAGGTGGTATGGGCGGCGGTGGCGGCTTCGGCGGCGGTTTCAGCGCAGAGGATATTTTCAGCCAGTTCGGTGATATCTTTGGTGGGGCATTTGGTGGCGGTCGCCAGCAACAACGCGCGCGTCGTGGTTCTGACTTACGTTATGTCATGGAACTGAGCCTGGAAGAAGCAGTCAAAGGTGTTAAGAAGACTATTACTTTCACTGCACCGGCACCATGTGACGCCTGTGATGGTAAAGGTTCTAAAAATCCGAATGATGTTGAAACTTGTCCGACCTGTCATGGTGCCGGCCAAGTGCGTATGCAGCAGGGCTTCTTCTCTGTACAGCAAACCTGTAGCACCTGTCGTGGTCAAGGTAAGATCATCAAGAACCCATGTAATAAATGTCATGGTTCAGGTGTATCTGACCGTCAGCAAACCCTGGAAGTTACCATTCCAGCGGGTGTGGACAATGGCGACCGTGTACGCTTGACGGGTAAAGGTGAAGCGATCCGTGACGGTCAATCAGGCGATCTTTATGTAGAAGTTGTGGTGCGCGAGCACGAAATCTTCCAGCGTGATGGTGCCGACCTGTATATGGATGTGCCGGTTTCAATTGCGGATGCAGCATTGGGTAAAGAAATTGAAATCCCAACCCTTGATGGCCGTGTCAGCCTGAAAATTCCTGAAGGCACACAAACTGGTAAATTATTCCGTCTGCGTGGCAAGGGTGTTAAACCTGTGCGTACTAGCATGACCGGTGATCTGTTATGCCGTATTGTTGTGGAAACTCCAGTAAACCTGACAGCGCGTCAGCGTGAGCTGTTGAAAGAACTGCAAGCATCAATGGATGGGGAAGGTAGCCAGTCTTCACCGAAGAAAAAATCATTCTTCGATCGTCTATTTGATTGA
- a CDS encoding Dps family protein, with translation MMKVNIGISTEDRAAIVEGLSRLLADSYTLYLMTHNFHWNVTGPQFNTLHTMFMQQYTEQWNALDIIAERIRSLGFPTPGTYQQFVKLTSIEEVEGVPKAEEMIRLLVNAHETVARTARSMFDIVDKANDQPTADILTQRLNVHEKTAWMLRSLLE, from the coding sequence ATGATGAAAGTAAATATTGGTATTTCAACAGAAGACAGAGCAGCAATTGTAGAAGGTCTATCTCGATTACTTGCCGATAGCTATACCTTATATTTAATGACCCATAACTTTCATTGGAATGTTACTGGTCCACAATTTAATACCTTACACACCATGTTCATGCAGCAATATACCGAGCAGTGGAATGCTTTAGATATTATTGCTGAACGGATTCGTTCTTTGGGCTTTCCGACACCAGGAACTTATCAACAGTTCGTAAAGCTGACTTCGATTGAAGAAGTTGAAGGCGTGCCTAAAGCTGAGGAAATGATTCGCTTACTGGTCAATGCCCATGAAACTGTGGCTCGTACTGCACGAAGCATGTTTGATATCGTCGATAAGGCAAATGATCAACCGACTGCGGATATCCTGACTCAACGTCTGAATGTGCATGAGAAAACGGCCTGGATGTTAAGAAGTCTGTTAGAGTAA
- the dapB gene encoding 4-hydroxy-tetrahydrodipicolinate reductase, with translation MSATPRIGILGAGGRMGRILIQAVKEAGYQLAAAVERPESSLIGADAGELAGVGNVGVKVVGSLEEVVKDCDVVIDFTAPAATVNHLKICRENGVAIVIGTTGLNDEQKAYLDESATETPVVYAANYSVGVNVSIKLLELASKVFGDTVDIEVIEAHHRHKVDAPSGTALMMGEAIAGALGRDLKKDAVYHREGHTGPRERQSIGFQTIRGGDIVGEHTAMFIGEGERVEITHKATNRMNFAAGAVRAAAWVVGRDARKYDMKDVLGFNEIKV, from the coding sequence ATGTCAGCGACACCACGCATTGGGATTTTAGGTGCAGGCGGCCGTATGGGACGCATCCTTATTCAGGCGGTCAAAGAAGCCGGCTATCAATTGGCAGCGGCAGTAGAACGCCCTGAAAGCAGTCTGATCGGTGCAGATGCCGGGGAACTTGCAGGCGTGGGTAACGTAGGCGTAAAAGTTGTAGGTAGCCTGGAAGAAGTCGTTAAAGACTGTGATGTGGTGATTGATTTCACCGCACCTGCTGCAACAGTGAATCATCTGAAAATCTGCCGTGAAAATGGTGTTGCCATCGTCATTGGTACTACAGGGTTGAATGATGAGCAGAAAGCTTATCTGGATGAATCTGCAACTGAAACGCCAGTGGTGTATGCTGCGAACTATTCAGTTGGTGTCAACGTATCGATCAAATTGTTAGAACTTGCATCTAAAGTGTTTGGTGATACGGTAGATATCGAAGTAATCGAAGCCCATCACCGTCATAAAGTCGATGCGCCATCAGGTACTGCATTGATGATGGGTGAAGCAATTGCCGGTGCATTAGGCCGTGATCTGAAAAAAGATGCAGTCTATCATCGTGAAGGTCATACTGGTCCACGTGAACGTCAAAGTATCGGTTTCCAAACCATTCGTGGTGGTGATATCGTCGGTGAACATACTGCGATGTTTATTGGTGAAGGCGAGCGCGTTGAAATTACCCATAAAGCGACCAATCGTATGAACTTTGCAGCCGGTGCGGTACGTGCTGCTGCTTGGGTTGTCGGTCGTGACGCGCGTAAATATGACATGAAGGACGTACTTGGTTTTAACGAGATTAAAGTTTAA
- a CDS encoding START domain-containing protein has translation MKKVILMLCAVAFAAAAQPKSVPNAKLSINKNNIKVWTYQDKNNPVFLYKAETTYDVPMEQAVHLIIDVDNAVKWVPYMGNVKVLSRDNKTGDFTLYMVLDFPFPLKDRDLVVQGKMIRDANGQITIKNKAIQKGYPLNPDYVRLTHYEGDWTFNRLGDKKVKVSTYGYANPEGSIPLTFVNMFVQQQPYQMLQKMKLELNKFSTVPVLPEALR, from the coding sequence ATGAAGAAAGTCATACTCATGCTCTGTGCTGTGGCATTTGCCGCCGCAGCACAGCCTAAATCTGTACCAAATGCCAAACTCAGTATTAACAAAAACAATATCAAGGTCTGGACCTATCAGGACAAGAACAATCCGGTTTTTCTGTATAAAGCTGAAACGACCTATGATGTACCGATGGAACAGGCAGTGCATCTCATTATTGATGTTGATAATGCAGTGAAATGGGTACCTTATATGGGCAATGTAAAAGTACTCTCTCGGGATAATAAAACAGGGGACTTCACCTTATATATGGTACTAGATTTTCCATTCCCACTGAAAGACCGAGATCTGGTGGTACAGGGGAAGATGATTCGTGACGCTAACGGCCAGATCACCATTAAGAACAAAGCCATTCAAAAAGGCTATCCACTCAATCCAGATTATGTACGTTTGACCCATTATGAAGGTGACTGGACGTTTAACCGTTTAGGGGATAAAAAGGTTAAGGTCTCTACCTATGGTTATGCCAATCCTGAAGGTTCAATCCCGCTGACCTTTGTGAATATGTTTGTGCAGCAGCAGCCTTATCAGATGTTGCAAAAAATGAAGCTGGAATTGAATAAATTCTCGACTGTTCCTGTATTGCCAGAAGCACTGCGTTAA
- a CDS encoding MFS transporter: MKINFPLLALAVGAFAIGTTEFSPMGFLPEIARDLDISIPRAGMLISAYALGVMIGAPLMTLWLSRYSKRKSLILLMAIFTIGNLLAMLAPNYLGLMGARLITSLNHGAFFGIGSVVAASVVPKDKQASAVAMMFMGLTIANIGGVPLVTWVGQHIGWRMAFCGISLLGLLTMFSLWKALPEGSGSQKPDVRRELKVLTRLPVILALLTTVMSAGAMFALYTYIAPSLQNFTQASPALITLMLILIGVGFSIGNHLGGKFADLSLDKTLIGFLLLLMLMMLLFPILATTAIGAALALIIWGAAAFAVVPPLQMRVMSVAHEAPGLASSVNIGAFNLGNAVGAIAGAAVLNLGLNYSAVSFAGAGLSAFALLLVLLQMKLATPQTADVASCS; the protein is encoded by the coding sequence ATGAAGATTAACTTTCCCTTACTGGCTTTGGCTGTGGGTGCCTTTGCCATTGGTACCACTGAATTTTCTCCCATGGGATTTTTACCGGAAATTGCCCGGGATCTGGACATCTCGATTCCGCGTGCCGGTATGCTGATCAGTGCTTATGCGCTCGGTGTCATGATCGGTGCGCCGCTGATGACCTTATGGCTCAGTCGCTATTCCAAACGTAAATCGCTGATCTTGCTTATGGCAATCTTTACGATTGGTAATCTGTTGGCGATGCTTGCTCCGAACTACCTCGGGTTGATGGGTGCACGACTGATTACCAGCTTAAACCATGGTGCTTTCTTTGGCATAGGCTCGGTCGTGGCTGCTAGTGTGGTTCCGAAAGATAAACAGGCCAGTGCTGTGGCAATGATGTTTATGGGGCTCACTATTGCCAATATCGGTGGTGTGCCCTTGGTGACTTGGGTCGGTCAGCATATCGGCTGGCGCATGGCATTCTGTGGAATTTCTCTGCTGGGTCTGCTCACCATGTTCTCCCTCTGGAAAGCACTCCCTGAAGGATCAGGCAGTCAAAAACCGGATGTCCGTCGAGAACTTAAAGTGCTGACCCGCTTACCGGTCATCTTGGCATTACTGACCACTGTTATGAGTGCCGGAGCCATGTTTGCGCTGTATACCTACATTGCACCAAGTCTGCAAAATTTTACTCAAGCTTCACCAGCCTTGATTACCCTGATGCTGATTCTGATTGGGGTAGGTTTTTCGATTGGTAATCATCTGGGGGGCAAGTTTGCAGATCTGTCACTGGACAAAACCCTGATTGGCTTCCTGTTACTCTTGATGCTGATGATGTTGCTGTTTCCGATTTTGGCGACGACTGCGATTGGTGCAGCGCTGGCTTTAATTATCTGGGGTGCTGCGGCATTTGCAGTAGTGCCACCGCTACAAATGCGGGTCATGTCTGTTGCACATGAAGCGCCAGGACTCGCTTCTTCAGTGAATATTGGTGCCTTTAATCTGGGTAATGCTGTTGGCGCAATTGCTGGGGCCGCTGTGCTAAATCTCGGCTTAAACTATAGTGCAGTTTCCTTTGCCGGTGCTGGTCTGAGTGCATTCGCATTGCTGCTGGTCTTGCTGCAAATGAAGCTGGCTACGCCACAGACTGCTGATGTTGCATCCTGCAGCTAA
- the dkgB gene encoding 2,5-didehydrogluconate reductase DkgB — MKIVPQMGVGTFRLSGQTVIDSVKTALEVGYRAVDTAQIYANEAEVGQAIAESQVNRNELFITTKIWTNNYAPDKLIPSLKESLQKLHTDAVNLTLIHWPAPKLGFNIPELMQSLLEAKQQGLTQHIGISNFNIELTQQAIDSIGLEHIATNQIELSPYLQNQKLVNFLQSQQIDVTSYMTLAYGKILNDPVLQEIAAQHQASSAQIALAWALQKGYAVIPSSTKREHLLANLAAQEIQLTQEEMALISTLERNGREVDPEQLAPIWD, encoded by the coding sequence ATGAAAATTGTTCCGCAAATGGGTGTAGGCACCTTTCGTCTCTCTGGACAGACTGTCATTGACTCGGTGAAAACTGCATTAGAAGTTGGATATCGTGCGGTAGATACTGCACAGATCTATGCCAATGAAGCTGAAGTGGGTCAGGCGATTGCTGAAAGTCAGGTCAACCGCAATGAGCTGTTTATCACCACGAAAATCTGGACGAACAATTACGCGCCAGATAAACTGATTCCAAGCCTTAAAGAAAGTCTGCAAAAGTTACATACCGATGCGGTCAACCTGACTCTGATCCATTGGCCAGCGCCGAAACTGGGTTTCAATATTCCTGAATTGATGCAAAGCTTGCTAGAAGCCAAACAGCAAGGGCTGACTCAACACATCGGGATTTCCAACTTTAATATCGAGCTGACCCAGCAGGCGATTGATAGCATTGGACTAGAACATATTGCGACCAACCAGATTGAACTGAGCCCTTATCTGCAAAACCAAAAACTGGTTAATTTTCTGCAATCTCAGCAGATTGATGTCACTTCTTATATGACGCTGGCTTATGGCAAAATATTGAATGATCCAGTCCTGCAAGAAATTGCTGCACAGCATCAGGCATCCAGTGCCCAGATTGCCTTGGCCTGGGCATTGCAGAAAGGCTATGCGGTCATTCCATCTTCAACCAAGCGTGAGCATCTGTTAGCTAATCTGGCAGCACAGGAGATACAGCTGACTCAAGAAGAAATGGCGTTGATTAGTACGCTGGAACGTAATGGTCGTGAAGTTGATCCAGAACAGTTGGCACCAATCTGGGATTAA